CGTTCGCGGTACTGCCATGAACCCGATCGATCACCCGCACGGTGGTGGTGAAGGTCGAACCAAAGGTGGACGTCACCCAGTCAGCCCATCGGGCAAGAGTGCAAAGGGCGGCCGTACCCGTCAAAAACGTAAACCAAGCAACTCGTCGATCGTTCGCCGACGCAAGAGTCGTCGCTACGGTCAGTTGAAACTCCACAAGTAGGCCACCCTTTCAGCGGCAACTCCGGTAAAAAATCATGAGTCGAAGCAGTAAGAAGGGTCCCTTTGTTGACCCGAAAGTCTTTTTCAAAGTTCAGAAGGCAGCCGAAACAGGCTCGAAAGAACCGATCAAGACATGGGCACGATCTTGCACGATCGTTCCAGAATTCGTGAACGTCACGTTCATGGTTCACAACGGACGCCAGCACATCAAAGTGTTGGTGACCGAAGACATGGTGGGTCACAAACTCGGTGAGTTTGCTCCCACGCGGACCTTCAAGGGTCACGGCGGCAAGGGCAAACGCTAATCACTAGCGTCCCACCACACGGTTGGTGAATTTCACGAGTCAAACGATTTAGCGACAGACATGTCTCAATTCAACGCATATCATAAGAACGCCCGCATCAGCGCCCAAAAGGTGCGTCTGGTTGCCGATTTGGTTCGTGGCATGTTTGCCGACGAAGCATTGGACAC
The nucleotide sequence above comes from Rhodopirellula bahusiensis. Encoded proteins:
- the rpsS gene encoding 30S ribosomal protein S19, with amino-acid sequence MSRSSKKGPFVDPKVFFKVQKAAETGSKEPIKTWARSCTIVPEFVNVTFMVHNGRQHIKVLVTEDMVGHKLGEFAPTRTFKGHGGKGKR